The Candidatus Culexarchaeum yellowstonense genome includes a window with the following:
- a CDS encoding nucleotidyltransferase domain-containing protein → MYDEYSYRILMRLREVKAARFKDLRLIVGNPRMLTLKLRKLMGLGLVDLVDGLYVLTSRGVEVSRILEDLDKALRGREFKVRNLERIPHYHYVPVIRRYCELLFEFFGDRLVSIMLFGSVARGDWDVNSDIDILIIADGWEGKPIWDRVREVGRVKARLSESLEYLDSLKAGYHSIIQNYTLSVEEAKRFNRVYLDALIDGIILYDRDEFLSGILQSLRRRLEDLGSMRITLPNGRFYWVLKRDFKVGEVITFG, encoded by the coding sequence ATGTATGATGAGTATTCCTATAGGATTTTGATGAGGTTGCGGGAGGTTAAGGCTGCTAGATTTAAGGATCTCAGGTTGATAGTGGGTAATCCTAGGATGCTTACATTGAAGTTGAGGAAGCTTATGGGTTTGGGACTTGTGGATTTAGTTGATGGGTTATATGTATTGACTAGCAGGGGGGTTGAGGTTAGTAGGATACTGGAAGATTTGGATAAAGCTTTACGTGGCCGTGAATTTAAAGTTAGGAATTTGGAGAGGATACCACACTACCATTACGTTCCAGTTATAAGGAGGTATTGTGAATTGCTTTTCGAATTCTTTGGTGATAGGCTTGTGAGTATTATGCTCTTTGGTTCTGTGGCTAGGGGGGATTGGGATGTCAATAGCGATATAGATATCCTCATAATAGCTGATGGTTGGGAGGGTAAGCCTATTTGGGATAGGGTTAGGGAGGTTGGTAGGGTTAAAGCTAGATTATCTGAGAGTTTAGAGTATTTGGATTCTTTGAAAGCTGGATATCACTCAATAATACAGAATTACACATTAAGTGTTGAGGAGGCTAAGAGGTTTAATAGGGTTTACTTGGATGCATTGATAGATGGGATAATCCTATATGATAGGGATGAATTTCTAAGTGGAATTCTACAATCGTTGAGGAGGAGGCTTGAAGATTTGGGTTCCATGAGAATTACACTACCAAATGGGAGGTTTTATTGGGTTTTGAAGAGGGATTTCAAAGTTGGGGAGGTTATAACATTTGGGTAG
- a CDS encoding HEPN domain-containing protein, which produces MGSVTNVDLAKLALRRGWRWLKSALRALEDGRWDDVVYSSQMAVEQASRAVLIAFGIEYPKEHDVSLAFKQLLGVEGIPRWFESMIPELANIISELAELRGLAGYGYEEGLDADYFKDYAPEAYEMAKKHFEACAKLLSQIYNISVE; this is translated from the coding sequence TTGGGTAGCGTAACAAATGTGGATCTTGCAAAACTAGCTTTGAGGAGGGGTTGGAGGTGGTTGAAGAGCGCATTGAGGGCTTTGGAGGATGGGAGGTGGGATGACGTGGTTTACTCTTCACAAATGGCTGTGGAGCAAGCTTCAAGGGCAGTTTTAATAGCCTTTGGAATAGAATATCCGAAGGAGCATGATGTAAGTTTAGCTTTCAAACAATTATTGGGGGTTGAGGGTATTCCAAGATGGTTTGAATCAATGATACCAGAACTTGCCAACATAATTTCTGAATTGGCTGAGTTGAGGGGTCTTGCTGGTTACGGTTATGAGGAAGGTTTAGATGCAGATTACTTCAAAGATTATGCTCCTGAAGCTTATGAGATGGCTAAGAAGCATTTTGAAGCTTGTGCAAAACTCCTATCACAAATATACAATATAAGTGTGGAGTGA